The stretch of DNA GTCTGTAAATAGGCCGGTAGATTCGAGTGCGACATCGACCTCCATCTTAGACCAGGGTAGCTGAGACGGGTCTTTTACGCTGAGAACCTCTATCTCGTAGTTCTCGATGACAAGCTTATTTCCCTGAACCTCCACCCTTCCCTTGTACCTGCCGAACACGCTGTCGTACTTGAAGAGGTGGGCGAGGGTCTTTGCATCGGCTAGATCGTTCACGGCTACTACGTCGAAGGTCTTCAAGAACTTCTCGTTCTGCAGGGCTGCTTTCAGAAAGTTTCTACCTATCCTTCCAAAACCGTTTATTCCAACGCGGTAAGTCATGGTCTAGTCCCCAAGTATTATTTTTGCAGAATAGGGATATAAAGAAGGTTTAAGCACATCCAATAATTATTTGCTTTCCATAGTGGCTCCGCCCTGCACGAGCTCCCCATCATTCGGGCCTTCCGAGCTTCTTCACAGCCGATATTACATTACTCGAACACCTAATAAAACTGCCCGTCGAGCATTCGACAAATCGCTAAAGCATTTATAACAGATGTACAAACTCCATCCACGATGAGTCGAAGCAAAAGCGCTAACGACTGGTTCAGCGACCCCTCCCTCCGGGAGGTCGCTGCGAAAATCGCTGGAGAAATTATTATGTCCGAGAACCCTGGAGGAGAAATGAGGAAGTGGCGCGAGAAGTTCAGCCTAACGCAGGTTGAAGTCGCAGCCCAGATGGGCGTCTCCGCCTCTGTCCTAAGCGACTACGAAAGCGGTAGGAGGAAGTCTCCTGGAGCCAAGTTCGTTGCAAGGTTCGTGAAGAGCCTGATCCTTAAGGACATTGAAAGAGGGGGCATAATTCTCTCAGGGCTCAGGCGCATACTGCTAGGCTCCGACCTCCTGAGGGAAGCGGTGATAGACATGCGCGAGTTCAGCATCCCCATATCGATCGCTCGCTTCTGCGAGGCCATAGAGGCAGACCTGATAGTAGGCTCAGCCTTCGTCTCGACCCCGTTGCTCGGCTACACCCTCGTTGACAGCATTAAGCTTGTTCTAGACGTCCCATCGTACGACTACGTAAAGCTGTACGGTGCTACAACCCAAAGAGCCGCGATATTCACCAGAGTGTCTTACGGCAGGAGCCCAATGGTCGCTGTTAAGTCTATGCAGGCCGGAATGGGCGGCCTGCGCCCAGCACTAGTGGTCCTGCACGGAGTTAAGAAGGTCGATGAGCTGGGTCTGGAGATAGCGAAGAGGGAAAATATCCCCCTTGCTGTGACCCGTGTGGAGGACTTAAATGAGCTGATAAACAAGCTGAGGTCGATTAAGTAGTTTTTCACTCGACTTTAACCTTAAACCTCTCTACCCGTAGAGGAACCTCGACCTCAAGTATGCCTCTCTTGAAGGTGGCCTTGATGTTGTTAACGTCGGCATTGTCCGGGAGGGGTATCTCGAGCTTGTACCTCGAAATCCCCCTTCTTAGAAACGCGAACTCCTCTAAGGCAAAGGGTTTAGAGAAGACGGCCTCGATCCTCAAAACATTCCCTTCTACCCTTACGTCTATGCTCTCCTTATCTTTAACACCTGCGAGGTCAGCGCAGATTTTTATCTTGTCGGATGATCGCCTGACCTCGTAGAGGGGGACGACCGTTTTCTCCTCCTGAGCGGCGAAGGGTTGAAAGAGTTCTTCCTCGAACCTGGCGACTTCTTCTCTGATTCTCTGGAACTCCTTCATGATCTCCTCGAGTTGTTTCCTTACCCAGGACTCCATGCCGTTCACCTAAACGTACAGAGCAGGTATAGTGTACTCGTATTCCTTACCTGCACCTTTCATAGTCTCCATAGTTCTCTTCATTAGCTCGCGGAGTTTAAGCCTGATCTCCTCCTCTTGCTCGATGAGCTGTTTGACGTCGACGTCTTTTCCAATGAGCTTGGAAAGCGCTTGCAGGGTGGAGGCAGAAGCACCCGGATCTGGGTAGTTCAGAAAGCACTCGGAGAGCAGAGCTAGAGCTCCCAGTTTTTTCTTGTAACCCTCTTTCAGAATCTGCGCGTAGACGCCCCCGATGAAGCCCTCCCTTAAAGGCTCGATGCCCATCCTCTTAGCGTAGTCCAGCATCTCAGGCTCTATGGAAGCCGCGTAGGTGCGTGGAACCTCGATGTTCAGCCTGTCCTGCACCGCTATACCGCCGAGCAGGAAGAGCCTTCTAACCCCCCTCTCAAGTAGCTTAGATGTTAAGAATGCAGCGAGCCCATGTATTGACTGCGGAGGAATAGCGACATCCGAGTGCACCACCAGTATGAAGTCGTTGCCCTTGTACCCACCGTAAATCCGAAGCGGCAGTAGGGGGGAAGCCTCATGGAAGAGTATCACAGGAGGCATGCTGGGCGAGTCGATGTAGCCGATGCTCCTGAGATCCCATTGCCTCACAAGGTGTGACGTCGCTATTGGTCCCACAAGCCCCACGTCGGGTAGCCCCACTACGGCTATGCTCCCCTGAGGGACTTCCTCGGTGAGAGAAATAGACCAGACTGTTTTCATACCGTGGCTTTAGTGGAAAAAGAGCATATTATATGTTTCCGCTACCTCGAGTATCTCTTCAGCACTTCGACAACGGGAAGGGTGCCCTTTATGAGGTACTCTATTAGAGCTCCTCCCCCGGTGCTGGCGTGGGACACCTTGTCAATGTAGCCGAGCTTCGAGGCAGCTGCTAGCGTGTGGCCTCCGCCGATTAGCGTGAAAGCGCCGGAGGATGCCATAGCCTCAAACACCGCCCTAGTTCCCTGGGCGAACCTCTCGTCCTCGAAAACACCCATGGGTCCGTTCATCACGACAGTCTTCGAGCCCTTGATGAGCTCTGAGTAGAGTTTAGCAGTCTGGGACCCGATGTCCTTAATCAAGCCATCAGTGGGTAGTTTCGAAACCTCGACTTCGACCCTTCTGCCGTCTTTTTCTACGGCTAAGTCGACAGGCAGGACGATCCTGTCCTTGTACGCCGATAGAAGGTCTTTGAGCTCTTTCTCCAGGCTCAGGAACCCCTTTTCCTCCAGAACCTTCAAGTTCTTCTCTCCTATGTTGAAGCCGGCGCTGTGCAAAAGCAGGTTCGCCGCAAGCCCCCCTGTAAGTACCCTGTCTGCGATGTTGCCGCCTAGCACGCTCCTGATTATGTCGGCAGTGTCCTCGGCCTTAGCACCACCGATCACGTAGATGCACGGCCTCTCAGGGTTGTTGCGGACCCTGTAAAGCGCCCTAAGCTCTTTCTCCATGACCCTGCCAGCGACGAAGTGCCTCACGACCGGGGCGAAGCCGACGAGTGAAGCGTGAGGGCGGTGAGCGGCAGAGAATGCGTCTACAACGTAGACGTCGATGAGAGGGCCGAGCCTAGACACAAGCTCCGATTTGGCGTGCTCCTCGGGGCTAGCAGTCTTAGTCTCACCATCCCAGTACCTAACGTTCTCCAGGACCAAAACCTCGCCCTCTCGAAGGCTCTTTATCGCTTGGACTGCTCTCTCGCCGAATATATCGTCTACGAACTTCACTCTCCCCTCCAGATACCTGTTAAGTACCTCGGCGTGCTCGCGCAGGCTCGTGAAATCCGGGTCACCTTTGCGACCCTGATGGGAAAGGACAACCACTCGCGCTCCCTTGCTCGCGAGCTCCCGGAGCGTCGTTTCAGCGTGGGCGATAATCCTGGTGTAGTCCAGAAGTTTTCCAGTTTTAGCGTCTACAGGTGAGTTGAAGTCAACCCTTACGCCTACAACTTTACCTTTTACATCCACGTCGTCGAGCGTTTTTATGCCAAAGCCTTCCAGCATGCGTTCACCCGTTATCTATCACACTGCGTTAATATTTTAAAATTGAGCAATAACGAGGTCTAATTACGATATTTTTCCCGCTAAGCCAGCGGGGGTTCCTCGGGTTGGGCCGCTCCTCTGTGAAGTTCACCAAACCTAGAAAATCTCAAGGAAGCGGATGCCGAAAGCGCTAATCGAGAATGGCAGGAGGGTCCGCTAAGCGAGTGCTTGCAGGGCCTCGATTACGACTGAGAGGACGATCAACCCCAGCTCGACTGTGATAACCGCTAGTGTACCGAGGACCTCTGCTTTTTCCCGCCTTACGACCTTGTATGTAAGGAATAATCCCTCTGCGCAGGCGACAGTAATAGCCATGATCTGGAGAAGGTTGACGACATCGGTTGCGATAACGGTGAAATCACCTTGACCGGTGGCCACATGCTGAGCTTTAAGGGTGTAGCCGGCATAGTAGGCTGTGGCTCCTGCCACAATCGGCCCAATGACGGGGATGTTACACGACAGAACCAGTGGCGCGAAATCTACCAGCACGTTCGTCGCCGTAGCTTCGAAATCTCCTGGGACCAGTAAGCTCTCGAAGTACCGTTCTGTTGACTCGTAGAGCTGTTTTGACTCAGAGGGGCTGATCTCTTGAAAGTACCCGAGCACGATGAGGGAGACTAGCGTTAGTGCGGCTACGGCTAAAAACAAGGCTCTGAGCCCCCACTCGTCCATACGACCCCTCCTCAGGTTATAGTGAAAAGCATAAATTTGTGTGCCCGCGAGGAGTGACTCAATGCACCACTCTGAAACGTTCTACAACGTAGTTAGGTGCGGGGAGGTACTGTGCGTCGAGTTTGACTGCTCGGCATGGCGATGGGTCGAGGAGAAGTTAAATCTTCGCGTTGAGAGCGCAGGGGAAGTGTGCTTCTCCAGTCTTCCGTACTCGAGCAAAGACGAAGCCATAGAGTTCTTGGTTGCTAATGGTGTTCCTGAAGAGAGGATAGCTGTCGAGGGTAGTCCTCTCGCAATCAAAGCGGAGAGAGGCAGAGAGCCCACGGTGAAAGTATGCCCGGTGTGCGGGAGCACTAGGATAGTTGAAATCGGGGTAGTCGGCCTCACTCCGCCGCTTTACGTGTGCGAAAACTGTGGGTACCACGGCGCGCTCGTATTGGAAGTGGTTCTTTAATCCTCCCTCTCCTCGAGCAATGCGAGCTGCTCCTTTAGGCTTAGGATTTGCCGGATGAGCCAGGCGTCGTCGACGCTCCCCCTCCCGTAGAAGAGGGTCAGGAAGCCCTCAAATCTCTGCTTGACGAGAAATCGAAGCAGCTTTGGGTTGTTGTACTGCGAAGGGATGAGGATGGACGCTGGTCGGCCCTCCTCGTAATTCGAGATGTTAAGATTCCTAGTTATCTGCAGGTTGCTCCTCAGAGCCTCCGCGAAAGAATTTGTCGACGGGTAGTCTTCCTCGGTCATTGAAAGGCCAATAACTCCCCCGGCGAAGGAGCCGATAGCTCTGCTCACTCTCCTGAGCTCAGAGGGATTCCCTGGCTCCAGGAGAACCTTAACCTTGTATGTCGCGGCTACGTCGTACATCTGCTCAAGCTCCTCACTTGAGATCTCGCCGGGTCTCAAGATAATTATAGTCCTACCCGCCGACTCGTCCGCTATCATGCAGATTTTCTCGAAGTCTTCAACATCGATACCTGCGACGTAACCGAACCTTAGGGACGCGAGATAGAGATTGCGGTCGTAAAATGCGTCGACCACCTCGCCCACGCTCTCAGCTACAAGTGTGTTCCACGTGGTCACGATTTGTATCCACGCTCCCGTACCCTCCATCAGCGAAAGCCTCCTGTCAAGCTCTTCGAAATCGGCCTCGCTCAAGACGGCTAGTCCTGCCACGGGTATTATTCTCAGCATTCTGCAAGAAAGAGTAAGTTCAGGAGCCTAATATAGTGCGCGCTTACCGGTCTGAGACATGGCTCGAAGCGTTGCCCTAAAGCTATATTTACCACAAAACATGTTGCTAGACACGCACTATGCAGGAGCCTCAGCGCGATTCAGACCTCGAGCAGGTTTACGCGATAATGGGTAACCCCTACATGAGGGCTATACTGAGGACGCTGGGTGAGAGAGGCGAGGCCTCTTTCAGTGAGCTGAAGTCAGCTGTCGGAACCAGTACCGGCAACCTCTACTATAACCTTGACAAGCTTGAGGGGTTTATAACTAAAAACGAGAAGCGTAAGTACGTGTTGACGGAGAAGGGCTTTAGGCTCTATCGTTTTATGCTGGAGAACGAGTCCCGCATAAGGACTTTGATCTCGGAAAAAAAGGGCGTCGCTGCATGGGTAGAAAAGTACATCCTCCCAGTGCTGGTCCCGGAGAGCCTGGTATCGTTTCTGTACTCTGATGCCCAGCTGTCGCTTCTCATGCTTGCGGCTTACTCGGTACTGACGGGGGTATCCTCAATTTACGGTGTATACGTGTGTTTTGGGCTCGACCAGCTCTTCCTGCCTCTCACGGGCGTCTACAGGTTGCTCCCCGCGCTAGCAGGCCTCCTAGTTCTCTTGACAGCACTTGAAGCTCCATCTAGGCTTATGGGAGGCGAGAAGAGAATTAGCATCGAGTACATCGCCACGGTTCTCGCCGCCACGCTCCCCTTGAGCATCCCAGCCCTGCTGCCACTAGACATCCTGTACGTCAACGTACTTTTCCGCCTAGCTCAGATCCTCGTCATCGGGTTGCTTACAGCTACACTAAAGGTGTACAAGCGTTTGCCGACGGAGAGAGCGTTCATAGCTGTGTTCACAGCAACGTATGTAAGCTACAATATCGCCTTCATAATTCAAAGATTCTTCTAATGACTGCGTCTCGCGCAACGTCCTCGCCTGACACATCTGCCCCTCTGTCCAAAAAGCTCCCTTGAAAGCTCTTCGCGTTTCGCCCAGTAAAGGCGACCACCACGCTAAGTGCCCTCGTTGTCTTGCTCCTGATCAAGCACGGTGCACTCACCCTGCAAGCCCCCTGGGGTCGCGTCGGGAACCCTATCCGGGATCGAACAGCCTCCCCCCTCTAACTTTCACTCAAGCCTTAGGATAAGAAGGAAAAGACCGAGGCGAACACAGGGACGAAACGAAGAAAAGCTAAGACGTACCATTGCCTCACATGGAGATTGTACTCGAAAACCTTACGCCAGTAGTGTTTAGGGCTAGCGTTAGAGTCCTAGAGCTTATATCGAGACACTCGCTGTCGCTGGACTCGGCTTTCCAAGAGGCTCTTGGGGAGTTCAGCTTGAAGCCAGGTGAGCGAAAAGCGGTCTACTTACTTTCCAAAGGCACGCTTGAAAGCATTGGGCCTGCAATATATACTCTGAGGAAGCACGGTAAAGAGTCTCTGCCTCTGCGCAGGAGAATGGCCTTCCTAGTAGCTTTCTACCTCGTACGGGAGAATTGGGAGACTCGCCTCAAGCTAAAAGCTGTAAGGGGTGGTTTGCTCAGCGACAGTCTTATGCCATTACTGTCTGAGCGCGCCATCGAGAAGGCTATGCTTGAAATCAAGGAGTTACCCGCCGCTCAACGCTTAGCCTACGAAGAAAGTATACCCCCGTTGGTAGCTGAGACTGCCCTAGCGATGTTCGGAGAAAAGGCTTCGAGGGATGTCTTGAGGTCGTTAAAGCGAAGGCACGTGTGGGTAAGGGTGACTGAACCCGGCTTGATTGACTGTGTCAAGGAGTATTTGTCGAGGCGCAGTTTTTCTGTGAAGATAGACGAGGATACTCCATCACTGCTGTCGGTAGAGTTAAATACGGATGATCCCTTACCGCAGCTCCCAAAGGGCGCGGTCTACCAGGATAAGGCTAGTGTAATCGCCGTGGAAGCGTTTCTATCGCTCAACCCTCGCGGCCTCATTGCCGACTTAGCTGCAGCTCCCTGCCTTAAGTCCTCTATTGTCTGCAACAAGGCGACAGAGGCTGAGATCATAGCCGTAGATGTATCTCAGAAGAGATTGCCATTATGCAGGAGCTTCATGGACTCGTCTCGTTGCGTGTACGACCTCGTGTGCTCTGACGGGAGGTTTTTCCAGTCGATGAAGCGTTTCGACGGCGTCGTTGTAGACGCCCCGTGTACTAACAGCGGTGCAATCCCGCGGGACCCGGGTCTGCGGCTCGCTCTCTGGGATCTGAGCCGGAGCGATCTGGAGAAAATGAGTCAGACTCAGGTCCTCTTGCTTAGGAATGCTCTGAGGTTATCTAAACCTCACGCCCCAATACTTTTCTCTACATGCTCGATCTTCCCAGAGGAGGGTGAAAGGGTTTTGGCAAAACTGGAGAAAGCCTTCAAGCCCTTGAAGCCCATGCTCCCTCCGAGCCTCGAGAGCAGGCTGATCAAGCCCTGCGAGGGGTGCTACAGGCTTTACCCCCACCTCCACCGGACAGACGGCTTCTTTTTCTCAACAATCACAAGGACAGTTTAAAAGCCCGCACGTCATCAGAGGGTGCGTGGTCGTGGAACTTAGGCCTTGCCTGGTCGTAACGACCCACCTAGGCCTCGAGAGAGTAGCCGCAAGCCGGATAAAGGAGGAGCTCGGCGTCGAGGCTGAGCCTCTGCCCGGAGGTTTTCAAGGGCTTGTCCTCGTGTACTGCCAGGGATTCGATGTGGACCTGTTGGCGAAAGAGCTCTCGTCGCGAATAGTAGAGGCCGAAAGAGTTCTCCCGATTTACCGGGCTGTAAAGGCAGACTTGGAAGAGATATGCGAGGCTGTGAGGAGCATTGCTCCACAGGTGCTGGGTGAGTCAGAGTCCTTCGCGGTTCGCACCGAACGCAGAGGGCATCATAACTTCACTTCTATAGATGTGAACGTCAAAGCGGGGGCGTGCGTGCAGAGCGTGAGAGGCAACCCAGTCGATCTCGAAAACCCTGACAAGATCTTCTGGGTTGAAGTACTGGGCGATACCGCCTATGTCTCCGTTACCCCGGGGTCTGTAGTCTTCAGAAAAAGCTACGATCGGAAACCGAACGTTCTAGTGCACCTTAGAAAAATAGTGATAGGTCAGGTCCCGTACCTCGCTGACATCGAAGCCTCCTACAAGGTAGGAGTCCGCATAGGTAGGGCTGTCCAGTCCTTCGAGGTAAAGGAACTCGTCATCACACCATATACTCCTGTCGATGCCCGGCCGCTGGCTAGCTTCATCAGAGGTGTGCTTGAAGGCATAGATTCTCGTTACAGCATCCAGACGCGCAGCTACAGTAGGAAAGTCCATAGGGTGCCGGTGAACCTATTCGACCTTTACCAGCTAGTAAGGGATTACCGCGAGCGGAATATTCCCATAATTGCCACGTCTACCAAAGGCAGGTACGTCGGCGAGGTCAAGCGAGATGTGCGGAGAATTTTCGAGGATAACGACAAGGTCCTAGTACTGATCGGATCGCGTGAAGGGCTCCCGACCGGCGTGCTCCGCTTCTCGGACTTAGTGATAGACGTCCTGCCGGGGGTCACCTTAGCGACCGACGTAGCCGCGCCGTCTATTTTGACGGCCATTGCGGGGGTCCTCGCAGAGGAGAATAATGACTGATACACGGCTTACTTTCGCTTGACCAGGATGAAGATTGGCTCTGATATCCGCTCGCCTTTGCAACGGGGACACCTGCTGGGCTTGCGCGCGCTTTCTAGGCTTGTGAAAACATACCCGCAGTCGCGGCAAACCGGGGGTTTCATGGCGATGAAGGCGCTGTTATTCGTCGCTCTTCTGATAGTCTTAGCCGCATGGTTTATGTCGTCCAGTAGCCTTTTCGCGTCGGAGCTCCTGAGGGAGAGCATTTGGAGAAGATCGTGGAGAGTGAACTCAACACCAGGGTTACTGAGAAAAATCTCCACTAATTTCTCGCGAGCAGTTTTTTCCTCACTCGTTACTGATCACAGGTCTGAACTTAATGCCATACTCTATTATCCCTTTCTCTCCCTGCTCTCTGTACCTCCTGAGGACGGCCTCTACCCTCATCCCCTCGTGTACTTCATCCGGTTCAACGTCAGTTATCTGCGCGGGGACGAGTGTTCCATCGTCTAGCCTCACTAAAGCAACGACGTAGGGCGCTTGGCCCACGAACTCCGTGGGCGGCGACCTCACAATACTGAATGTCTCGACGACCCCGGTCTCCGGCAACTTCCTCGGCTCTACGTTATCAGAGCCACAGACAGGGCAGCTTCGCCTGTACGGGTAGAAGGTCTTCCCGCAGTCCTTGCAAGCACCCCCTATCAACCTGTACTTCGTTACCCTTTCACGCCAAACCCTTGGAACACTCCTCATGTACGCCACTCTACCTCACCCTTCTCACGATGTTAACCACGACCGTCCCCCCAACACCCCCGACGTTTTGGGCTAAGCCGATCTCCGCGTCGGGGACCTGGTTAGCTCCGGCCTCCCCCCTTAGCTGGGTGACTAGGTCGTATACCTGGTAAACCCCAGTCGCGCCGACCGGGTGACCTCTAGCCTTTAAGCCTCCCATAGTGTTCGTGGGGAGGTCGCCATCTCTCTCGAGTTGACCTTCCTTGAGGAGTTTCCACCCCTCGCCTTTACGGGCGAATCCAAGATCCTCCAAGTGTATCACGCCTAGCACTGTGAAGGCATCGTGGACCTCGAGCAAGTCCACATCCTTGGATTCAATGCCGGCTTGCTTAAAAGCGGAGCTCTTGGCCTTTACCGTTGCTGCCAGTGTTGTGAGGTCGGGTCTGTCGTGAAGACTAAGTATGTCTGTGGCTAACCCGCTCCCCGCGAGCTCGATAAGTATGTCTTTTCCGATCCTTTTGGCCTTTTCCTCGGAGCATAGAACTAGCGCCGCGCTCCCGTCCCCGAGAGGAGCGCTCTCCAAGAGCCTTATCGGGTCTGCGACGGGGGGCGATCTCAGCACCTCATCGAGGGTCACAGGCTTGGGGAACTGGGCTAGAGGATTATTCGCTGCGTACTTGTGGTCGTGGACTGCGAAAAGAGCGATATCCTCCTGCTTAACGCCGAACTTCTTCATGTACGTTCTGTAAACGAGGGCGTTAAGGGCTACGAACGAGAAACCCGCGAAAGCCACGTACTCCTGGTCTTCAGCCATCATCAGCGCGCTCGTAGCGTCACTAGTCGTGGCATCTGTGAGCTTCTCCGCTCCAACCGCCAGCACACAGTCGTAGACACCGGACTTTACCGCTAAGTAGGCGCTATGAACGGCCGCCCCGCCGCTGGCGCAGGCTGCCTCGACTTTATGCGCAGCAACACCCGGTATTCCAAGCCACGTTGCGAGCAGGGAGCCAAGGTGCTCCTGCCCTTGAAGGTAGCCGGATGACATGTTGCCCACGAACACCGCCTCAACGTCGCGTTTTGAGAGGCCGGCGTCCTGTATAGCCTTCCTAGAGGCTTCGGTCATTAAGTCGCGGAGTGAGAGGTCCCAGTGTTCGTCTATTTTTGTGGCGCCGACGCCAACAATAAACACTCTGTTGCCCATTTAGGTCACCCCGTGGATGTACCTCCTGTACTTCAGGTAGTAGGCGTAATCTACGAGCTTTTTCCTTGAAAGGTAGTGGGAAACTTTGGGCGCCAGTTTCCTTCTAGCCTCAATACCCTCCTCCACGACTATACTAAGGGCGTCGGAACCTGCACCGCTACCGAAGGAAACTACGAGTATCCTCTCGCCTGGTTTAGCGTGATCCAAAACGTTTGCTAGGCCGATCAGCGACGCGGCAGCGTAAGTGTTGCCTATCTCCCCTGAGAGCAGGCCCAGTCGCAGCTGTTCCTCCGTGAACCCCAGCATCTGCGCCATCCTCTGCGGGAACTTCACGTTGGGCTGGTGGAACACAACGTAGTTGAAGTCGCTGGGCTTTAACCCCGTCTCCTCCATTAAGCCTCTTGCAGCGCTCTCTATGTGGTGGAAGTACGCCGGGTCACCGGTGAACCGGAAGGTGTGCATTGGAAACTTCTCACCCTCCCGACGCCAGAAGTCCGGCGTATCGGTCACGTAGCTGTAAACATGCTCGATCGTCGCTACTGAATCCCTCGAGAGAGGACCTAGGACGTAGGCGGCTGCCCCGGCGGCCGCCGTGTACTCGAGCTCGTCCCCGGGTCTACCTTGGGCTGTGTCGGTGCCAATGCCCACGCCGTACTTTATCACTCCAGCTGAAACCAGGGCTGCTACGCTGATCACAGCTGTGGTTCCCGCCTTGCAGGCGAACTCCATGTCTATGCCGTAGAGCTTCCTCGAGAACCCAAGGGCTTCGGCTATCACCGTAGCCGACGGTTTAACGGCGTAGGGCGGGCTTTCAGATCCGATGTAGAGTGCCTCGATGAGGGAGGGGTCGATGCCTGCCCTCTTCAAAGCGTTTTTCGCGGCCTCGTACGCGATGGTCAATGAGTCCTCGTCGGGTCCTGGGAGGCTTTTAGTCTTCACTGGGGCCTTCTCCCCACCCTTGGTGTGCACCCTCGCAATTTCCTTCGTCTCAATCCTGTAAATGGGGATGTACGCCCCGTAGCCGTAGATTGACGCCAGTCCTTTCATTCTGCGTCAGAGGTGTAGAAGATGGGGTGGTATAATAATTTTTACGCTTGTTGTTCTTCTATACGTTGTTTGACGAAATTCTCCGGAGATCCTCGATTATCTGTATGCTGCTGCTTGTTCCTATTCGGTCTGCCCCCAGGAGGTAGAAGTACAAAGCCTGCAAACCAGTCCTAATACCCCCCGCAGCTTTTATACGCGTCGATGTCCCAGAGACGGCTTTCCTAATAATCAGGATATCCTCGGGTGTAGCACCTCGTGGTCCGAAACCTGTAGACGTCTTAACAAAGTGCACACCTGCTCTAGCAAGCTCCCTAGAGACGTCGTGTATCGTTTTGCCGTCGAGGAACCCCGTCTCAATGATCACCTTGAGAACCCCACCATACTCTTTGGCTACTTCCAGGAGGCGTTTAGCCTCTTCCACGGCCTCTGCCACCATACCACTCCTCAGCATGGAGATGTTAATAACGGCATCAACCTCGTCAGCACCGCTTTCGAAGGCCCTCCTAGCCTCCCTCTCTTTGACTTCGGCAGGCGAGTTCCCATGTGGGAAGGAAACCACCGTTGCTACCTTTACACTCTCACCCACCACGCGTCTAGCCCTACTGACGAAAAAAGGTGGAACGCAGCAAGCGTAAAAGCCGTACTGAACTGCCTCCAGGCACGTCCTTTCTAAATCTGGGAGAGTAGCCTCGGGCCTTAGATTTGTGTGGTCAATCACCCTAGCCACAGCCTCAACAACATCTTCAGTGTCACTTACACTTCTGGCGAGAATCTTCTGCACAAATGGTTAATATCTTGCCTTCGCTCATAAATTTATTGATACACTTGATGTGGCGAGCGCTCGCAGAGGTGCTTGGCGTCTACAGATTGTACGAGTACCTGCTCGAGAAAGAAGTGAAAAGCGGCGACATCCCAAGGCACGTTGCATTCATCCTTGATGGCAACAGAAGGTGGGCTAGATCGAGAGGGCTTCCACCTTGGCTGGGGCACCGCCACGGCGCCGAGAAAGCTGAGGAGGTTCTCAAGTGGTGCTACGACTTAGGGGTGAAGACGGTAACGCTCTACGTGCTATCGACGGAGAACCTGATGAGGCGGAGCAGGGAGGAGGTTGAGGAGATACTCAGGTTGCTGGAGGAGAAAATCGAGGAGCTGAAGGCCTCCGGGGAGGTTGAGAAGCGCCGCGTCCGCGTGAAGTTCATCGGTGACAGGGCCTCCCTGTCCCCGAGTCTCATATCTAAGATTGAGGAGCTGGAAAAATGCACAGCGAGGTTCTCAGAGAGGTTCTTAAACATTGCGGTAGCGTACGGTGG from Infirmifilum sp. NZ encodes:
- a CDS encoding helix-turn-helix domain-containing protein; its protein translation is MSRSKSANDWFSDPSLREVAAKIAGEIIMSENPGGEMRKWREKFSLTQVEVAAQMGVSASVLSDYESGRRKSPGAKFVARFVKSLILKDIERGGIILSGLRRILLGSDLLREAVIDMREFSIPISIARFCEAIEADLIVGSAFVSTPLLGYTLVDSIKLVLDVPSYDYVKLYGATTQRAAIFTRVSYGRSPMVAVKSMQAGMGGLRPALVVLHGVKKVDELGLEIAKRENIPLAVTRVEDLNELINKLRSIK
- a CDS encoding Hsp20/alpha crystallin family protein; this translates as MESWVRKQLEEIMKEFQRIREEVARFEEELFQPFAAQEEKTVVPLYEVRRSSDKIKICADLAGVKDKESIDVRVEGNVLRIEAVFSKPFALEEFAFLRRGISRYKLEIPLPDNADVNNIKATFKRGILEVEVPLRVERFKVKVE
- a CDS encoding proteasome assembly chaperone family protein, with translation MKTVWSISLTEEVPQGSIAVVGLPDVGLVGPIATSHLVRQWDLRSIGYIDSPSMPPVILFHEASPLLPLRIYGGYKGNDFILVVHSDVAIPPQSIHGLAAFLTSKLLERGVRRLFLLGGIAVQDRLNIEVPRTYAASIEPEMLDYAKRMGIEPLREGFIGGVYAQILKEGYKKKLGALALLSECFLNYPDPGASASTLQALSKLIGKDVDVKQLIEQEEEIRLKLRELMKRTMETMKGAGKEYEYTIPALYV
- a CDS encoding phosphoglycerate kinase → MLEGFGIKTLDDVDVKGKVVGVRVDFNSPVDAKTGKLLDYTRIIAHAETTLRELASKGARVVVLSHQGRKGDPDFTSLREHAEVLNRYLEGRVKFVDDIFGERAVQAIKSLREGEVLVLENVRYWDGETKTASPEEHAKSELVSRLGPLIDVYVVDAFSAAHRPHASLVGFAPVVRHFVAGRVMEKELRALYRVRNNPERPCIYVIGGAKAEDTADIIRSVLGGNIADRVLTGGLAANLLLHSAGFNIGEKNLKVLEEKGFLSLEKELKDLLSAYKDRIVLPVDLAVEKDGRRVEVEVSKLPTDGLIKDIGSQTAKLYSELIKGSKTVVMNGPMGVFEDERFAQGTRAVFEAMASSGAFTLIGGGHTLAAASKLGYIDKVSHASTGGGALIEYLIKGTLPVVEVLKRYSR
- a CDS encoding winged helix-turn-helix domain-containing protein, with the protein product MQEPQRDSDLEQVYAIMGNPYMRAILRTLGERGEASFSELKSAVGTSTGNLYYNLDKLEGFITKNEKRKYVLTEKGFRLYRFMLENESRIRTLISEKKGVAAWVEKYILPVLVPESLVSFLYSDAQLSLLMLAAYSVLTGVSSIYGVYVCFGLDQLFLPLTGVYRLLPALAGLLVLLTALEAPSRLMGGEKRISIEYIATVLAATLPLSIPALLPLDILYVNVLFRLAQILVIGLLTATLKVYKRLPTERAFIAVFTATYVSYNIAFIIQRFF
- a CDS encoding SPOUT family RNA methylase, which gives rise to MVVELRPCLVVTTHLGLERVAASRIKEELGVEAEPLPGGFQGLVLVYCQGFDVDLLAKELSSRIVEAERVLPIYRAVKADLEEICEAVRSIAPQVLGESESFAVRTERRGHHNFTSIDVNVKAGACVQSVRGNPVDLENPDKIFWVEVLGDTAYVSVTPGSVVFRKSYDRKPNVLVHLRKIVIGQVPYLADIEASYKVGVRIGRAVQSFEVKELVITPYTPVDARPLASFIRGVLEGIDSRYSIQTRSYSRKVHRVPVNLFDLYQLVRDYRERNIPIIATSTKGRYVGEVKRDVRRIFEDNDKVLVLIGSREGLPTGVLRFSDLVIDVLPGVTLATDVAAPSILTAIAGVLAEENND
- a CDS encoding Zn-ribbon domain-containing OB-fold protein — encoded protein: MRSVPRVWRERVTKYRLIGGACKDCGKTFYPYRRSCPVCGSDNVEPRKLPETGVVETFSIVRSPPTEFVGQAPYVVALVRLDDGTLVPAQITDVEPDEVHEGMRVEAVLRRYREQGEKGIIEYGIKFRPVISNE